Proteins from a genomic interval of Polyodon spathula isolate WHYD16114869_AA chromosome 1, ASM1765450v1, whole genome shotgun sequence:
- the LOC121318266 gene encoding interleukin-7 receptor subunit alpha-like isoform X1 produces the protein MKPLMLTILLMVQPSVFGQSGSGDDETVDEAIEPMECLSHLSRQLKQFLVCNLMDDFNGEISYNSTVQVCGEFVKFKGCMNMTMDNHDNRYVLNTNEFLPVSTYEVRTFTTTSNRYFSQAINLRHIIKPMAPYNVNASYSEKQHASYITFASPYSVLTSNDYLTEKLVHSVAFRIQNSGQWEYQNITYQPLKIEGKYLKPDLIYEVKCRSIPNGEYFKGYWSDWSNVATFKTPAVHTNPDKSVLLYTLSPAILILLLIIFAIAFVRWKENIVSCIWPSIPNPKNTLEQMYKKQGQGHNASFNPETFGDHNIHMVNGMEEKVITECLLFPPPTDPPDTQERSQPSLHLKNELPNVVVSQAQDQWLLSERCNEDGADPQATSDIEGCSPGITTSGSNPSNNEPVSDSVCASSPQVGFQVGQATGRDEAYVTMSNFYKTQ, from the exons atgaaacctttaATGTTAACCATTCTACTTATGGTTCAGCCATCTGTATTTGGACAAAGTGGATCAGGAGATGATG AGACCGTGGATGAGGCAATTGAACCAATGGAGTGTTTGTCCCACCTGAGTCGGCAGCTGAAACAGTTCCTGGTGTGTAATTTAATGGATGATTTCAATGGAGAGATAAGTTACAACAGTACAGTGCAAGTATG CGGTGAATTTGTTAAGTTTAAAGGCTGCATGAACATGACAATGGATAACCATGACAATAGATACGTTCTAAACACAAACGAATTTTTACCCGTCTCGACATATGAAGTTCGCACCTTCACAACCACCTCAAACCGATACTTCTCTCAAGCAATAAACTTGAGACACATTA ttaAACCAATGGCACCTTACAATGTGAATGCTTCTTACTCAGAAAAACAACATGCGTCCTACATAACATTTGCCTCGCCATATTCTGTATTAACGTCAAATGATTACTTGACAGAAAAACTTGTCCATTCTGTTGCTTTCAGAATTCAGAACAGTGGACAATGGGAG TATCAAAACATAACATACCAGCCCCTAAAGATTGAAGGGAAGTATCTAAAGCCTGACTTAATTTATGAAGTTAAGTGTCGTTCTATCCCTAATGGGGAATATTTTAAAGGCTATTGGAGTGACTGGAGCAATGTGGCAACTTTTAAAACTCCTGCAGTACATACAA ATCCTGATAAATCTGTATTACTTTATACACTCAGTCCTGCCATCTTAATTCTGCTGCTCATCATCTTTGCAATTGCTTTTGTGCGCTGGAAGGAAAA TATCGTATCATGTATTTGGCCAAGTATTCCAAATCCCAAAAATACTTTGGAGCAAATGTATAAGAAGCAAGGTCAG GGTCATAATGCAAGCTTCAACCCGGAGACATTCGGAGACCACAACATTCACATGGTTAATGGAATGGAAGAAAAGGTTATCACTGAATGCCTGCTTTTCCCTCCTCCTACTGACCCTCCGGACACACAAGAGAGGAGTCAGCCGAGTTTGCATCTGAAAAACGAATTGCCAAATGTTGTGGTGTCCCAGGCCCAGGACCAATGGCTCCTGAGTGAAAGATGCAATGAAGATGGTGCCGACCCTCAGGCTACCTCAGATATAGAAGGCTGCTCTCCCGGGATTACAACCTCAGGAAGTAATCCCTCAAACAACGAGCCTGTGAGTGACAGTGTGTGCGCCTCAAGCCCTCAGGTGGGTTTTCAAGTGGGTCAGGCAACTGGACGAGATGAGGCATATGTCACAATGTCCAATTTTTATAAAACGCAATGA
- the LOC121318266 gene encoding interleukin-7 receptor subunit alpha-like isoform X2 produces the protein MECLSHLSRQLKQFLVCNLMDDFNGEISYNSTVQVCGEFVKFKGCMNMTMDNHDNRYVLNTNEFLPVSTYEVRTFTTTSNRYFSQAINLRHIIKPMAPYNVNASYSEKQHASYITFASPYSVLTSNDYLTEKLVHSVAFRIQNSGQWEYQNITYQPLKIEGKYLKPDLIYEVKCRSIPNGEYFKGYWSDWSNVATFKTPAVHTNPDKSVLLYTLSPAILILLLIIFAIAFVRWKENIVSCIWPSIPNPKNTLEQMYKKQGQGHNASFNPETFGDHNIHMVNGMEEKVITECLLFPPPTDPPDTQERSQPSLHLKNELPNVVVSQAQDQWLLSERCNEDGADPQATSDIEGCSPGITTSGSNPSNNEPVSDSVCASSPQVGFQVGQATGRDEAYVTMSNFYKTQ, from the exons ATGGAGTGTTTGTCCCACCTGAGTCGGCAGCTGAAACAGTTCCTGGTGTGTAATTTAATGGATGATTTCAATGGAGAGATAAGTTACAACAGTACAGTGCAAGTATG CGGTGAATTTGTTAAGTTTAAAGGCTGCATGAACATGACAATGGATAACCATGACAATAGATACGTTCTAAACACAAACGAATTTTTACCCGTCTCGACATATGAAGTTCGCACCTTCACAACCACCTCAAACCGATACTTCTCTCAAGCAATAAACTTGAGACACATTA ttaAACCAATGGCACCTTACAATGTGAATGCTTCTTACTCAGAAAAACAACATGCGTCCTACATAACATTTGCCTCGCCATATTCTGTATTAACGTCAAATGATTACTTGACAGAAAAACTTGTCCATTCTGTTGCTTTCAGAATTCAGAACAGTGGACAATGGGAG TATCAAAACATAACATACCAGCCCCTAAAGATTGAAGGGAAGTATCTAAAGCCTGACTTAATTTATGAAGTTAAGTGTCGTTCTATCCCTAATGGGGAATATTTTAAAGGCTATTGGAGTGACTGGAGCAATGTGGCAACTTTTAAAACTCCTGCAGTACATACAA ATCCTGATAAATCTGTATTACTTTATACACTCAGTCCTGCCATCTTAATTCTGCTGCTCATCATCTTTGCAATTGCTTTTGTGCGCTGGAAGGAAAA TATCGTATCATGTATTTGGCCAAGTATTCCAAATCCCAAAAATACTTTGGAGCAAATGTATAAGAAGCAAGGTCAG GGTCATAATGCAAGCTTCAACCCGGAGACATTCGGAGACCACAACATTCACATGGTTAATGGAATGGAAGAAAAGGTTATCACTGAATGCCTGCTTTTCCCTCCTCCTACTGACCCTCCGGACACACAAGAGAGGAGTCAGCCGAGTTTGCATCTGAAAAACGAATTGCCAAATGTTGTGGTGTCCCAGGCCCAGGACCAATGGCTCCTGAGTGAAAGATGCAATGAAGATGGTGCCGACCCTCAGGCTACCTCAGATATAGAAGGCTGCTCTCCCGGGATTACAACCTCAGGAAGTAATCCCTCAAACAACGAGCCTGTGAGTGACAGTGTGTGCGCCTCAAGCCCTCAGGTGGGTTTTCAAGTGGGTCAGGCAACTGGACGAGATGAGGCATATGTCACAATGTCCAATTTTTATAAAACGCAATGA